One genomic region from Patescibacteria group bacterium encodes:
- a CDS encoding ParB/RepB/Spo0J family partition protein has protein sequence MSIRGGLGRGLSSLIPSRSNKEKEPVATKEASFRSHSLPEDGERIFQLPVTDISPNPAQPRQDFGHQALEDLVNSIKEHGIIQPLIVTKKGEGYELVTGERRLRAAKIAGLKKVPAIIRTAQGQEKLELALIENVQRQDLNPMEEAVAYKRLSDEFGLTQEEVAKKVGKSRPVVANSLRLLSLPEEIKKFLRAGKLSESHARIILQLPNEKEQLKFVRKILKDELSVRASEEAVRSVTVKSHVRRVDSNLAAYEEELRHALGAKVNIKKSGQGGRIVIEYYSEEELSDIISKII, from the coding sequence ATGTCAATACGAGGGGGACTGGGCAGGGGATTAAGTTCGCTTATTCCCAGTCGTTCCAATAAAGAAAAAGAGCCAGTCGCAACCAAAGAGGCCTCTTTCCGCTCACACTCTTTGCCGGAAGACGGTGAGAGAATTTTTCAATTGCCAGTAACGGATATTTCTCCCAACCCCGCCCAGCCGCGCCAGGATTTCGGCCATCAGGCCCTTGAAGATTTAGTTAATTCCATAAAAGAACATGGTATCATTCAGCCGCTCATTGTCACAAAAAAAGGAGAGGGGTATGAATTGGTCACCGGTGAAAGGCGTTTACGGGCAGCCAAAATCGCCGGCTTGAAAAAAGTTCCGGCCATAATTCGCACCGCCCAGGGCCAGGAAAAGTTAGAGTTGGCTTTGATAGAAAATGTTCAGAGGCAAGACCTTAATCCGATGGAAGAAGCCGTGGCCTACAAAAGATTGAGTGATGAATTCGGCCTGACACAGGAAGAAGTGGCGAAAAAAGTCGGGAAAAGCCGTCCGGTCGTGGCTAATTCCTTACGTCTGCTTTCTTTACCGGAAGAAATAAAAAAGTTTTTGCGCGCCGGCAAATTGAGCGAGAGTCATGCCCGGATAATTCTTCAATTACCAAATGAAAAAGAACAGTTAAAATTCGTCAGAAAAATTTTAAAAGACGAACTCTCGGTGCGCGCTTCCGAAGAGGCGGTGCGGTCGGTGACGGTGAAAAGTCATGTCCGGCGAGTTGACTCCAATTTAGCGGCCTATGAAGAAGAATTGCGCCACGCCTTAGGGGCGAAAGTTAATATTAAAAAAAGCGGCCAGGGCGGCCGAATAGTGATTGAATATTACTCCGAAGAAGAATTAAGCGATATTATTTCCAAAATTATTTAA
- a CDS encoding ParA family protein, whose translation MAQVIAVVNQKGGVGKTTTAMNLGAYLALLGKFVLLIDLDPQANATSGLGVNHRELQQGIYNVLLGEVKIRDIILPTNQEGYRLAPSTMDLAGANIELVNLEEREYRLAHALEEVRGSFDYIIIDCPPSLGLLTVNALTAADSVIIPVQAEYYALEGLGQLLETIGLVKENLNPKLEVLGALLTMFDSRNRLANDVFSELYQYFPNKIFRSVIPRSVRLAEAPSHGATILNYDSGSKAAKCYEKFAKELLEIMEQY comes from the coding sequence ATGGCGCAAGTTATTGCGGTAGTTAATCAAAAGGGCGGCGTGGGCAAGACCACCACTGCCATGAATTTGGGCGCTTATTTGGCGTTACTCGGAAAATTTGTTTTACTTATTGATTTAGACCCGCAAGCCAACGCCACTTCTGGTTTGGGAGTCAATCACCGTGAATTACAGCAGGGTATTTACAATGTTCTGTTGGGGGAAGTGAAAATACGCGATATTATTTTACCGACCAATCAAGAGGGTTATCGCCTGGCGCCTTCAACTATGGATTTGGCCGGTGCCAATATAGAATTGGTAAATTTAGAGGAGAGAGAATATCGTTTGGCCCATGCCCTGGAAGAGGTGCGAGGTTCTTTTGATTATATTATCATTGATTGTCCGCCATCACTCGGTCTTTTAACCGTCAATGCCTTGACTGCCGCTGATTCGGTGATTATTCCGGTGCAGGCGGAGTATTACGCGTTGGAGGGCCTTGGCCAGTTGTTGGAAACAATCGGCTTGGTCAAAGAAAATTTGAATCCAAAATTGGAAGTTTTAGGAGCATTGCTCACGATGTTTGACAGCCGCAATCGTTTGGCCAACGATGTTTTCAGTGAGTTGTACCAGTATTTTCCCAATAAAATTTTTCGTTCCGTGATACCGCGGAGCGTTCGTCTGGCCGAAGCCCCGAGCCATGGCGCCACCATTTTGAATTATGATAGCGGGTCAAAAGCGGCAAAATGTTATGAAAAATTTGCCAAAGAATTATTAGAAATAATGGAGCAATATTAA